A genomic window from Helicobacter suis HS1 includes:
- the guaB gene encoding IMP dehydrogenase produces MQIIQKALTFEDVLLVPCFSAVLPQEVSVHSRLSVHIDLNIPFISAAMDTVTEYQSAIAMARLGGIGVIHKNMDTNSQVAQVLKVKKSESGVIHDPIYIYADASLAEAKEITDNYKISGVPVVDKESRLIGILTNRDLRFETDWAKKVEEVMTKAPLITAKAGVSLEQAQAIMHKHKIEKLPLVDENNILKGLITIKDIQKRIEYPQANKDHLGRLRVGAAIGVKQIERARALVKAGVDVLVLDSAHGHSLNVIKTLEAIKKELAVDVVVGNVVTAQASKDLINAGADAIKVGIGPGSICTTRIVAGVGMPQMSAIDACYQEASKHNIPIIADGGIKYSGDVAKALAVGASCVMIGSLLAGTEESPGDMLIYQGRQYKSYRGMGSIGAMSRGSSDRYFQEGLASEKLVPEGIEGRVPYRGRVADILYQLVGGLRSSMGYLGAKDIPTLTKNAQFVQITQAGLKESHVHDVDITKEAPNYHG; encoded by the coding sequence ATGCAAATAATTCAAAAAGCCTTGACTTTTGAAGATGTCCTTCTTGTGCCATGTTTTTCTGCTGTATTGCCCCAAGAGGTGAGTGTACACTCGCGTTTAAGCGTGCACATTGATTTAAATATCCCCTTTATTAGCGCGGCAATGGATACGGTAACAGAATACCAAAGCGCTATTGCTATGGCCAGATTAGGCGGTATTGGTGTGATTCATAAAAACATGGATACTAATTCGCAAGTAGCACAGGTTCTTAAAGTTAAAAAGAGTGAAAGCGGGGTGATTCACGATCCGATTTATATCTATGCAGACGCGAGTTTAGCAGAGGCTAAAGAGATTACAGATAATTATAAAATCTCAGGTGTACCTGTTGTGGATAAGGAAAGTAGGTTAATTGGTATCTTGACAAACCGCGATCTGCGCTTTGAAACAGATTGGGCTAAAAAAGTAGAGGAGGTGATGACTAAAGCCCCGCTTATCACGGCTAAAGCAGGCGTGAGTTTAGAGCAGGCTCAAGCCATCATGCACAAACATAAAATAGAAAAACTCCCCCTTGTAGATGAAAACAACATTTTAAAAGGGCTCATCACCATTAAAGATATCCAAAAGCGCATTGAATACCCACAGGCCAATAAAGATCATCTAGGGCGTTTACGGGTGGGTGCAGCTATTGGGGTTAAACAAATTGAGCGGGCGCGTGCTTTGGTTAAGGCTGGGGTAGATGTGTTGGTGCTAGATAGCGCGCATGGGCATTCTTTAAATGTGATTAAAACCCTAGAGGCGATTAAAAAAGAATTAGCCGTAGATGTGGTGGTGGGTAATGTCGTAACCGCACAGGCGAGTAAAGATTTAATCAATGCAGGAGCCGATGCGATTAAAGTAGGCATTGGTCCGGGGAGTATTTGTACAACCCGCATTGTAGCTGGTGTAGGTATGCCTCAGATGAGTGCAATTGATGCATGCTATCAAGAGGCAAGCAAACATAATATCCCCATTATTGCCGATGGCGGGATTAAATATTCAGGAGATGTAGCTAAGGCTTTGGCTGTGGGGGCGTCATGTGTGATGATTGGGAGTTTATTAGCCGGCACAGAAGAATCCCCCGGAGACATGCTCATCTATCAAGGACGCCAATATAAAAGTTATAGAGGCATGGGCAGTATTGGGGCGATGAGTAGGGGCAGTTCTGATCGCTATTTTCAAGAGGGGCTAGCCTCTGAAAAACTTGTACCAGAGGGCATTGAGGGGCGCGTGCCTTACAGGGGTAGGGTGGCTGATATTCTTTACCAGTTAGTGGGGGGTTTGCGATCGTCTATGGGTTATTTGGGCGCTAAGGATATTCCCACCCTCACTAAAAACGCCCAGTTTGTACAAATCACACAAGCCGGTCTTAAAGAATCCCATGTACACGATGTAGACATCACTAAAGAAGCCCCCAATTACCACGGATGA
- the dnaJ gene encoding molecular chaperone DnaJ: protein MDYYELLGVERSASKEAIKKAFKQLARKYHPDYNPDNKEAEEKFKRISEAYSVLSDDEKRQIYDRYGKEGLEGRGMGGFNDLSDIFSNLFGEDSIFGNAFGFGNATRQKQSKIPKDLRMPLKLSFKEAVFGCKKTIKLDYKTLCSTCQGSGAKAGKLETCSSCKGRGQTFIQQGFMTLSSTCPRCHGSGEIVAEKCSACKGEGFSLAQESFEINVPEGIDQQMRIRVSSKGNEYKKGMRGDLYVEAVVGEDEHFVRDGSQIYIEVPVFFTSIPLGSKIMVPSLKKELELQIPPNTGDRAQFVFRGEGVKDVNTGRYGDLIAVVKIIYPKKLEEKQKELLLKLHESFGYESEPYKNVFEVCYGKVKRWWQDLTKSKEA, encoded by the coding sequence ATGGATTATTACGAACTTTTGGGTGTGGAAAGAAGCGCGAGTAAGGAGGCCATTAAAAAAGCCTTCAAACAGCTAGCCCGTAAATACCACCCTGATTACAACCCGGATAATAAAGAGGCAGAGGAAAAATTCAAACGCATTAGCGAAGCTTACAGCGTACTTAGCGATGATGAAAAGCGCCAAATTTATGATCGCTATGGCAAAGAAGGCTTAGAGGGTAGAGGTATGGGGGGATTTAATGATCTCTCAGATATTTTTTCTAACCTGTTTGGGGAGGATTCGATTTTTGGTAACGCCTTTGGTTTTGGCAATGCCACAAGGCAAAAACAATCCAAAATCCCTAAAGATCTGCGCATGCCCTTAAAACTTAGTTTTAAAGAGGCGGTTTTTGGCTGTAAAAAAACTATTAAACTAGACTATAAGACCCTGTGTTCTACTTGTCAAGGGAGTGGGGCTAAGGCGGGCAAATTAGAAACCTGTAGCAGTTGTAAAGGCAGAGGGCAGACTTTTATCCAACAGGGTTTTATGACCCTTTCTAGTACTTGCCCTAGATGCCATGGAAGCGGGGAAATTGTGGCAGAAAAATGCAGCGCATGTAAGGGGGAGGGCTTTAGCTTAGCCCAAGAGAGTTTTGAGATCAATGTGCCTGAGGGAATCGATCAACAAATGCGTATCCGCGTGTCTTCTAAAGGCAATGAATACAAAAAGGGCATGCGCGGGGATTTGTATGTGGAGGCGGTGGTTGGAGAAGATGAGCATTTTGTGCGCGATGGTAGCCAAATTTATATAGAGGTACCGGTTTTTTTTACCTCTATTCCACTGGGCAGTAAAATTATGGTGCCCTCCCTTAAAAAGGAATTAGAGCTACAAATCCCGCCTAATACAGGCGATCGCGCGCAGTTTGTGTTTAGAGGCGAGGGGGTAAAAGATGTGAATACGGGGCGTTATGGCGATTTGATCGCGGTGGTAAAAATTATCTATCCTAAAAAGCTAGAGGAGAAACAAAAAGAGCTCTTACTCAAACTCCATGAAAGCTTTGGCTATGAAAGCGAACCATATAAAAATGTCTTTGAGGTGTGTTATGGCAAAGTCAAACGCTGGTGGCAAGATCTCACCAAGAGCAAGGAGGCGTAG